In one window of Helianthus annuus cultivar XRQ/B chromosome 17, HanXRQr2.0-SUNRISE, whole genome shotgun sequence DNA:
- the LOC110924452 gene encoding uncharacterized protein LOC110924452, translated as MPMWCPLFIQTFTGAARTWFNSLPPGKITSWVDFRTQFVNHFSQQRRYQRDTAEVTDIWRRDNEGLEDFITRFNKECLEIGSVNEQLMRAHFKKAIRCDSLIRTITGKDGMPKEWDKLMEAAKIAAQTEESLAGTKNSYTEDRFSKKSPRDNNRRNKNKNPGWKANQSSGYDERPRFRGDARDTIDRIGYRKAARNENREKHWTPLIKTPKEVLMMENHDCKAPKPMTNKKGQDPNLYCDFHKDTGHLTDDGISLRQEIEKAPKSGKLSHLVKNVRKETHQIQRSEDGNQKKVRRLETHMVNGPRYSARDKGKRPFEPAWQEQQVIYRNHRSL; from the coding sequence ATGCCAATGTGGTGCCCTCTGTTTATCCAGACTTTCACAGGGGCTGCTCGCACCTGGTTCAACAGCCTTCCGCCTGGAAAGATCACGTCATGGGTCGACTTCAGAACCCAATTTGTAAATCATTTCAGCCAGCAAAGACGTTACCAGCGCGACACAGCTGAGGTAACAGACATCTGGCGCAGAGACAATGAGGGGCTAGAAGATTTCATCACTCGCTTCAACAAGGAGTGTTTAGAGATTGGTAGTGTAAACGAACAATTGATGCGCGCTCACTTCAAGAAAGCTATTCGCTGTGATAGCCTCATCAGGACTATCACAGGAAAAGACGGTATGCCCAAGGAGTGGGACAAACTCATGGAAGCTGCGAAGATAGCAGCGCAAACTGAAGAGTCACTGGCTGGTACCAAGAATTCTTACACTGAAGATCGTTTTTCCAAGAAAAGCCCGCGCGATAACAACAGGCGCAACAAAAACAAGAACCCTGGATGGAAAGCCAACCAGTCTAGCGGTTATGATGAAAGGCCTCGCTTTAGAGGGGATGCGCGAGACACGATCGATCGCATTGGTTATAGAAAAGCAGCCAGGAACGAGAATCGAGAaaagcactggactccgctcattaAGACACCAAAGGAGGTGCTCATGATGGAGAACCATGACTGCAAGGCACCAAAGCCTATGACGAACAAGAAGGGCCAAGACCCGAATCTGTATTGCGATTTTCACAAAGATACAGGTCACCTGACGGATGACGGTATCAGTCTAAGGCAAGAAATTGAAAAGGCGCCGAAGAGCGGAAAGTTAAGCCATCTGGTTAAGAACGTGCGCAAGGAGACGCACCAGATTCAGAGGAGTGAAGATGGAAACCAGAAGAAGGTTAGACGCTTAGAGACGCACATGGTCAATGGACCAAGATACAGCGCGAGAGACAAGGGCAAGCGCCCATTCGAACCAGCATGGCAAGAACAACAGGTCATCTACCGGAATCATAGGTCACTATGA